A region from the bacterium genome encodes:
- a CDS encoding N-acetylneuraminate synthase family protein, whose translation MSVFIIAEAGSNWRMGTPARDLNMARTLIDAAARAGADAVKFQTYRPETVYVSNAGDSDYLSEAGIRESIVEIFRDLSMPYEMIPELAAHAARQGIEFMSTPFSVEDLARIDPHVKRHKIASYEISHPRLLQAAGQTGKPLVLSTGACVDEDIAWSVETFRDAGGSDLTLMQCTAKYPAPHAAMNLRAIPGLRERFGVRVGLSDHSRHPTWAPVAAVALGAEVIEKHFTLHNRLPGPDHAFAITDAELVEMVAAIRAAEAMRGSGEKVVLPEEQELHAFARRCVQATRDIQKGDILREGENIDILRPGKQRPGAHPRWLARIEGRRAARDILAGDGVRERDAEPGDA comes from the coding sequence ATGTCCGTTTTCATCATCGCCGAGGCGGGATCGAACTGGCGCATGGGCACGCCCGCGCGCGACCTGAACATGGCCAGGACGCTCATTGACGCGGCCGCTCGCGCCGGCGCGGACGCCGTGAAATTTCAGACCTACCGACCGGAAACGGTTTACGTATCGAATGCCGGCGATTCGGACTACCTCTCCGAAGCGGGCATCCGCGAATCGATCGTGGAGATTTTTCGCGATCTCTCGATGCCGTACGAGATGATCCCGGAGCTCGCGGCGCACGCCGCGCGGCAGGGAATCGAGTTCATGTCCACGCCGTTTTCGGTCGAGGATCTTGCGCGCATCGACCCCCACGTCAAACGCCACAAGATCGCCTCGTACGAAATCAGCCACCCGCGGCTGCTCCAGGCCGCGGGCCAAACCGGCAAGCCGCTCGTGCTTTCGACCGGCGCGTGCGTCGACGAGGACATCGCCTGGAGCGTCGAAACCTTTCGCGACGCCGGTGGAAGCGATCTGACGCTCATGCAATGCACGGCGAAATATCCCGCGCCGCATGCCGCCATGAATCTGCGCGCCATCCCCGGCCTGCGCGAACGATTCGGCGTGCGCGTCGGTCTTTCGGATCACAGCCGTCACCCGACGTGGGCGCCGGTGGCCGCCGTGGCGCTCGGCGCCGAGGTGATCGAAAAACATTTCACCTTGCACAACCGTCTCCCCGGCCCCGATCACGCCTTCGCGATCACGGACGCGGAGCTCGTCGAGATGGTCGCGGCGATTCGCGCCGCCGAGGCGATGCGGGGATCCGGCGAAAAGGTCGTCCTGCCCGAAGAGCAGGAGCTGCACGCGTTTGCACGGCGGTGCGTTCAGGCGACGCGCGACATCCAAAAAGGCGACATCCTGCGCGAGGGCGAAAACATCGACATTCTCCGCCCCGGCAAGCAACGGCCGGGCGCGCATCCGCGATGGCTCGCGCGTATCGAGGGACGGCGCGCGGCGCGCGACATCCTCGCGGGCGACGGTGTGCGCGAGCGCGACGCGGAACCGGGCGATGCCTGA
- a CDS encoding HAD family phosphatase, with translation MPDGARPLRYRALLVDLDGTLADSLGAMKAAYHAFLRGHGVAGSDEEFFSLIGPTLPEIVALLAKHHGIEGGADALLFEYERAIDAQYEGARPNPGARELLAFAKANGVRVAIVTSAQRAVAEAFCARHDLARFVDAIAAAQDAPDGKPSPRVYEAALAMLAVAPGDALAVEDAATGIAAARAAGVRVLALDPKGRGEFGGFAPDGLIARLDDAIAYLHGDA, from the coding sequence ATGCCTGACGGCGCCCGCCCCCTTCGCTACCGTGCGCTGCTTGTCGATCTCGACGGCACGCTCGCCGATAGCCTCGGCGCGATGAAGGCCGCGTACCACGCGTTTCTGCGGGGTCATGGCGTCGCGGGTTCGGACGAGGAATTTTTCTCGCTGATCGGACCGACGCTGCCCGAAATCGTGGCGCTTCTCGCGAAGCACCACGGCATCGAAGGCGGCGCCGACGCCCTGCTTTTCGAGTACGAGCGCGCGATCGACGCCCAATACGAAGGTGCGCGGCCGAACCCGGGCGCGCGGGAGCTGCTCGCGTTCGCGAAGGCCAACGGCGTGCGCGTGGCGATCGTCACGAGCGCGCAGCGCGCCGTGGCCGAGGCGTTTTGCGCGCGGCACGATCTGGCGCGGTTCGTCGATGCGATCGCCGCCGCCCAGGACGCGCCGGATGGCAAACCGAGCCCGCGCGTGTACGAGGCCGCCTTGGCGATGCTGGCCGTCGCGCCGGGCGACGCGCTCGCGGTGGAGGACGCGGCCACCGGAATCGCGGCGGCGCGCGCCGCGGGCGTGCGCGTGCTCGCGCTCGACCCAAAAGGACGCGGCGAATTCGGCGGCTTCGCGCCGGATGGCCTCATCGCGCGACTCGATGATGCGATCGCGTATCTGCACGGCGACGCGTAA